A genomic segment from Cyprinus carpio isolate SPL01 chromosome A22, ASM1834038v1, whole genome shotgun sequence encodes:
- the LOC109078267 gene encoding serum response factor-like isoform X3, with translation MLGGNGTARGAGRSGNGAGLTPLQVGSTSGALGAVNSAINLPDGGRYDDRPSVEAVLSGSDGDSDSGDDEESPAVDRRGVKRERSEMEVGGSSGINAGLSAGYGGATSGVAGAKPGKKTRGRVKIKMEFIDNKLRRYTTFSKRKTGIMKKAYELSTLTGTQVLLLVASETGHVYTFATRKLQPMITSETGKALIQTCLNSPDSPPRTDPSTDQRMSATGFEETDLTYQVSEADGLTEPKEMIKPTFTSTNSTTTQSSASSSPSSSSVSMHTQSGTLSLSSSTCWPVAAGMNAQSVSSANGTVLKSSPAGVMQLPSGFTLMPASHTATIVTSSVPSSVAGHMMYPGAHVMYATSSSSLADGGLTVFNTFPQAPTAMHMSHTQAQDSGAVPQMFLTGPPGTVQIPVSAVPLHSMLINQQPTGGSSSTLTELRVVNLDNPKGD, from the exons ATGTTAGGGGGAAACGGGACGGCCAGAGGGGCTGGGCGCTCCGGTAACGGCGCGGGATTGACCCCTCTACAGGTGGGCAGCACATCTGGGGCTCTGGGGGCGGTAAACTCTGCCATAAACCTGCCCGACGGAGGCAGATACGACGACAGGCCGTCGGTGGAGGCTGTGCTGAGCGGCTCCGACGGAGACTCGGACTCCGGGGACGATGAGGAGAGTCCCGCGGTGGACAGGAGAGGGGTAAAGCGGGAGAGGAGTGAGATGGAGGTCGGTGGATCCTCGGGAATCAACGCGGGACTGTCGGCGGGATACGGGGGAGCTACCTCCGGGGTGGCTGGGGCGAAACCCGGCAAGAAAACACGAGGACGGGTGAAAATTAAGATGGAGTTTATTGACAACAAGCTGAGGAGATACACGACCTTCAGCAAGAGGAAGACTGGCATTATGAAGAAG GCTTATGAACTATCCACCTTAACGGGGACGCAAGTTTTGCTCCTGGTTGCCAGCGAGACGGGCCACGTCTACACGTTTGCCACACGGAAACTTCAGCCCATGATCACCAGTGAAACGGGTAAAGCCCTGATCCAGACCTGCCTGAATTCCCCTGATTCTCCACCGCGTACGGACCCTTCAACAGACCAGCGGATGAGTGCCACCGGATTCGAGGAGACGGACCTCACCTACCAGGTCTCAGAGGCTGATGGTCTCACAGAGCCAAAG GAAATGATCAAGCCGACGTTCACCAGCACCAACAGCACAACCACACAGTCGTCGGCCTcttcctctccctcctcctcctctgtctcCATGCACACTCAGAGCGGCACCCTGTCGCTctccagctccacctgctggccGGTGGCTGCAGGGATGAACGCTCAGAGCGTCTCTAGTGCAAACGGCACGGTGCTCAAAAGCTCTCCCGCCGGCGTCATGCAGCTGCCCAGCGGATTCACGCTCATGCCAG CAAGCCACACCGCTACGATAGTCACTTCCTCAGTGCCTTCTTCAGTGGCAGGTCACATGATGTACCCTGGAGCGCACGTCATGTACGCTACATCCTCTTCTTCCCTTGCCGACGGGGGTCTGACTGTGTTCAATACCTTCCCACAAGCCCCCACCGCGATGCACATGTCCCACACACAAGCCCAAGACTCAG GTGCAGTTCCTCAGATGTTTCTCACAGGACCTCCTGGAACTGTACAGATCCCAGTTTCAGCCGTTCCACTTCATTCG atgttaataaaccagcaGCCCACCGGCGGCAGCAGCAGCACCCTCACGGAGCTGCGCGTGGTGAATCTGGACAATCCCAAAGGAGACTGA
- the LOC109078267 gene encoding serum response factor-like isoform X2 produces MLGGNGTARGAGRSGNGAGLTPLQVGSTSGALGAVNSAINLPDGGRYDDRPSVEAVLSGSDGDSDSGDDEESPAVDRRGVKRERSEMEVGGSSGINAGLSAGYGGATSGVAGAKPGKKTRGRVKIKMEFIDNKLRRYTTFSKRKTGIMKKAYELSTLTGTQVLLLVASETGHVYTFATRKLQPMITSETGKALIQTCLNSPDSPPRTDPSTDQRMSATGFEETDLTYQVSEADGLTEPKEMIKPTFTSTNSTTTQSSASSSPSSSSVSMHTQSGTLSLSSSTCWPVAAGMNAQSVSSANGTVLKSSPAGVMQLPSGFTLMPGGTMPQQLQAIQVHPSPQSSDSSPEISQTSTSSTASHTATIVTSSVPSSVAGHMMYPGAHVMYATSSSSLADGGLTVFNTFPQAPTAMHMSHTQAQDSGAVPQMFLTGPPGTVQIPVSAVPLHSMLINQQPTGGSSSTLTELRVVNLDNPKGD; encoded by the exons ATGTTAGGGGGAAACGGGACGGCCAGAGGGGCTGGGCGCTCCGGTAACGGCGCGGGATTGACCCCTCTACAGGTGGGCAGCACATCTGGGGCTCTGGGGGCGGTAAACTCTGCCATAAACCTGCCCGACGGAGGCAGATACGACGACAGGCCGTCGGTGGAGGCTGTGCTGAGCGGCTCCGACGGAGACTCGGACTCCGGGGACGATGAGGAGAGTCCCGCGGTGGACAGGAGAGGGGTAAAGCGGGAGAGGAGTGAGATGGAGGTCGGTGGATCCTCGGGAATCAACGCGGGACTGTCGGCGGGATACGGGGGAGCTACCTCCGGGGTGGCTGGGGCGAAACCCGGCAAGAAAACACGAGGACGGGTGAAAATTAAGATGGAGTTTATTGACAACAAGCTGAGGAGATACACGACCTTCAGCAAGAGGAAGACTGGCATTATGAAGAAG GCTTATGAACTATCCACCTTAACGGGGACGCAAGTTTTGCTCCTGGTTGCCAGCGAGACGGGCCACGTCTACACGTTTGCCACACGGAAACTTCAGCCCATGATCACCAGTGAAACGGGTAAAGCCCTGATCCAGACCTGCCTGAATTCCCCTGATTCTCCACCGCGTACGGACCCTTCAACAGACCAGCGGATGAGTGCCACCGGATTCGAGGAGACGGACCTCACCTACCAGGTCTCAGAGGCTGATGGTCTCACAGAGCCAAAG GAAATGATCAAGCCGACGTTCACCAGCACCAACAGCACAACCACACAGTCGTCGGCCTcttcctctccctcctcctcctctgtctcCATGCACACTCAGAGCGGCACCCTGTCGCTctccagctccacctgctggccGGTGGCTGCAGGGATGAACGCTCAGAGCGTCTCTAGTGCAAACGGCACGGTGCTCAAAAGCTCTCCCGCCGGCGTCATGCAGCTGCCCAGCGGATTCACGCTCATGCCAG GTGGTACGATGCCTCAACAGTTACAGGCCATCCAGGTTCACCCCAGTCCTCAGAGCAGTGACAGCAGTCCCGAGATCAGCCAGACCTCCACCAGCTCCACTG CAAGCCACACCGCTACGATAGTCACTTCCTCAGTGCCTTCTTCAGTGGCAGGTCACATGATGTACCCTGGAGCGCACGTCATGTACGCTACATCCTCTTCTTCCCTTGCCGACGGGGGTCTGACTGTGTTCAATACCTTCCCACAAGCCCCCACCGCGATGCACATGTCCCACACACAAGCCCAAGACTCAG GTGCAGTTCCTCAGATGTTTCTCACAGGACCTCCTGGAACTGTACAGATCCCAGTTTCAGCCGTTCCACTTCATTCG atgttaataaaccagcaGCCCACCGGCGGCAGCAGCAGCACCCTCACGGAGCTGCGCGTGGTGAATCTGGACAATCCCAAAGGAGACTGA
- the LOC109078267 gene encoding serum response factor-like isoform X1 — MLGGNGTARGAGRSGNGAGLTPLQVGSTSGALGAVNSAINLPDGGRYDDRPSVEAVLSGSDGDSDSGDDEESPAVDRRGVKRERSEMEVGGSSGINAGLSAGYGGATSGVAGAKPGKKTRGRVKIKMEFIDNKLRRYTTFSKRKTGIMKKAYELSTLTGTQVLLLVASETGHVYTFATRKLQPMITSETGKALIQTCLNSPDSPPRTDPSTDQRMSATGFEETDLTYQVSEADGLTEPKEMIKPTFTSTNSTTTQSSASSSPSSSSVSMHTQSGTLSLSSSTCWPVAAGMNAQSVSSANGTVLKSSPAGVMQLPSGFTLMPGATLPPGTHTIPLSQLQTHSLAIQCPQTQNSSTAVPAHTQAATQATLFRLPAAVSLTGGTMPQQLQAIQVHPSPQSSDSSPEISQTSTSSTASHTATIVTSSVPSSVAGHMMYPGAHVMYATSSSSLADGGLTVFNTFPQAPTAMHMSHTQAQDSGAVPQMFLTGPPGTVQIPVSAVPLHSMLINQQPTGGSSSTLTELRVVNLDNPKGD; from the exons ATGTTAGGGGGAAACGGGACGGCCAGAGGGGCTGGGCGCTCCGGTAACGGCGCGGGATTGACCCCTCTACAGGTGGGCAGCACATCTGGGGCTCTGGGGGCGGTAAACTCTGCCATAAACCTGCCCGACGGAGGCAGATACGACGACAGGCCGTCGGTGGAGGCTGTGCTGAGCGGCTCCGACGGAGACTCGGACTCCGGGGACGATGAGGAGAGTCCCGCGGTGGACAGGAGAGGGGTAAAGCGGGAGAGGAGTGAGATGGAGGTCGGTGGATCCTCGGGAATCAACGCGGGACTGTCGGCGGGATACGGGGGAGCTACCTCCGGGGTGGCTGGGGCGAAACCCGGCAAGAAAACACGAGGACGGGTGAAAATTAAGATGGAGTTTATTGACAACAAGCTGAGGAGATACACGACCTTCAGCAAGAGGAAGACTGGCATTATGAAGAAG GCTTATGAACTATCCACCTTAACGGGGACGCAAGTTTTGCTCCTGGTTGCCAGCGAGACGGGCCACGTCTACACGTTTGCCACACGGAAACTTCAGCCCATGATCACCAGTGAAACGGGTAAAGCCCTGATCCAGACCTGCCTGAATTCCCCTGATTCTCCACCGCGTACGGACCCTTCAACAGACCAGCGGATGAGTGCCACCGGATTCGAGGAGACGGACCTCACCTACCAGGTCTCAGAGGCTGATGGTCTCACAGAGCCAAAG GAAATGATCAAGCCGACGTTCACCAGCACCAACAGCACAACCACACAGTCGTCGGCCTcttcctctccctcctcctcctctgtctcCATGCACACTCAGAGCGGCACCCTGTCGCTctccagctccacctgctggccGGTGGCTGCAGGGATGAACGCTCAGAGCGTCTCTAGTGCAAACGGCACGGTGCTCAAAAGCTCTCCCGCCGGCGTCATGCAGCTGCCCAGCGGATTCACGCTCATGCCAG GCGCTACTCTTCCTCCTGGCACACACACTATTCCTCTCAGTCAGCTGCAGACACACTCTCTGGCCATACAGTGTCCACAGACGCAAAACAGCAGCACGGCTGTCCCCGCACACACACAAGCCGCCACTCAGGCCACGCTCTTCCGCCTGCCGGCCGCGGTCTCGCTCACAG GTGGTACGATGCCTCAACAGTTACAGGCCATCCAGGTTCACCCCAGTCCTCAGAGCAGTGACAGCAGTCCCGAGATCAGCCAGACCTCCACCAGCTCCACTG CAAGCCACACCGCTACGATAGTCACTTCCTCAGTGCCTTCTTCAGTGGCAGGTCACATGATGTACCCTGGAGCGCACGTCATGTACGCTACATCCTCTTCTTCCCTTGCCGACGGGGGTCTGACTGTGTTCAATACCTTCCCACAAGCCCCCACCGCGATGCACATGTCCCACACACAAGCCCAAGACTCAG GTGCAGTTCCTCAGATGTTTCTCACAGGACCTCCTGGAACTGTACAGATCCCAGTTTCAGCCGTTCCACTTCATTCG atgttaataaaccagcaGCCCACCGGCGGCAGCAGCAGCACCCTCACGGAGCTGCGCGTGGTGAATCTGGACAATCCCAAAGGAGACTGA